A genomic region of Pelodiscus sinensis isolate JC-2024 chromosome 1, ASM4963464v1, whole genome shotgun sequence contains the following coding sequences:
- the LOC106732288 gene encoding olfactory receptor 52N4-like: MVTFNLTPSVSSTFILNGIPGLEASHIWISIPFSIIYFVSLLGNFTLLFVVGKEQTLHKPMYLLLCMLALTDISMSTSVVPKVLCIFWFNWKDITVGGCLTQTFFLHSVSVMQSAILVTMAFDRYVAICNPLRYNTILSNARLAKLGLVCLIRAVLFILPLPLFLKRLPFCAKRIIPNTFCDHIAVAKLSCGDITVNSMYALVIACLVIGLDLMLIVLSYALIIRAVLRISSKKAHQKALNTCTSHLCVMLIFYIPCLFSTLAHRFGQGIAPHVHIIMANLYFLIPPMLNPIIYGVKTKELREKVQISTCQMCSPVATEFKSA; the protein is encoded by the coding sequence ATGGTAACGTTCAACCTCACTCCTTCTGTCTCTTCAACATTCATCCTCAATGGCATCCCTGGACTCGAAGCTTCCCACATCTGGATTTCCATCCCTTTTTCTATCATCTACTTTGTCAGCCTCCTTGGAAATTTCACACTTCTGTTTGTGGTAGGCaaagagcagaccctgcacaagccaatgtacctgctgctctgcatgctggcgCTCACAGACATCAGTATGTCCACCTCCGTTGTGCCTAAAGTACTGTGTATATTTTGGTTCAACTGGAAAGACATTACGGTGGGTGGCTGCCTCACCCAGACGTTCTTCCTTCATTCAGTTTCTGTGATGCAGTCAGCCATTCTTGTGACAATGGCCTTCGATCGTTACGTTGCCATATGTAACCCCCTGAGATACAACACAATCCTCAGCAACGCACGGTTAGCTAAGCTAGGGCTAGTGTGTTTGATAAGAGCTGTTCTCTTcattctgcctctgcccctgttcctgaaGAGGCTGCCATTCTGTGCCAAGCGAATTATCCCAAACACTTTCTGCGACCACATAGCTGTGGCAAAGCTGTCATGTGGGGACATCACAGTGAACAGCATGTATGCCTTGGTGATAGCATGTCTAGTCATTGGGTTAGATCTGATGCTCATTGTCCTGTCCTACGCTCTGATCATCAGGGCTGTCCTCAGAATCTCCTCCAAGAaagcccaccagaaagccctcaacacctgcacATCCCACCTGTGTGTGATGCTAATATTTTATATTCCCTGCCTATTCTCCACACTTGCACATCGATTTGGCCAGGGCATTGCTCCCCATGTTCACATCATCATGGCCAACCTGTATTTTCTCAtcccccccatgctcaacccAATCATCTATGGggtcaaaaccaaagagcttcgGGAGAAAGTGCAAATATCCACCTGTCAAATGTGCTCTCCTGTGGCCACTGAATTTAAGTCTGCGTGA